A region of the Mesoterricola sediminis genome:
CCCATGGCCAGGCCCGTGCCCACCAGGCCGAGGGGGAGGAGGAACATGGCCCAGGCCGCGTAGCCCGCCCCCGGATTGTGCCCCGCGGTGGGCCGGTCCACCCCCCGGGCCGCGTCCCGCACATAGCGGACCAGGGCCGCGGGGCTGTGCAGGAAGGCGCTGAACCGGGAGGGCCGCGACCCCACCAGGCCCCACCCCAGGCGGAGCAGGACCGCCGCGCCCAGCACCAGGCCCAGGGCCGAGTGGACCACGAAGGCCGGGCTGTGCTCGGGGGCCAGGAGGGCCCAGGCGAACGCCACCGTGAAGAGCCCGGCCAGGGCCAGGTGCAGGATCCGGGTCGGCCAGTCCCAGACCAGCTGGCGTTCCAGGGGGGCGGCGTCGGGGGTGGGGTGCGGCATGGGGGCCTCCTTCACCGCCCAGCCTGGGGCCCGGCCCCGCGCGCGGCCATCCGACAAACGTAGTATCCTGCCTTTAATCTTGATGACAGGTGAGTTGACATGGACGATCGCACCCCTGCCGGATGGCGCCCCCAGGTGGGTCTCGGGGCCGTCCTGGCCGGGCTCGCGGCCCTGCTGCTGGCCGATCTCCTGACCGACCAGGCCCAGCACGCCACCGGGCTCCTGCACCGGGTGGTGGAGGCCCTGGCCGCCCTGGCCGCCCTGGGCGCGGCCGCCTGGGCCCTCCTGACCCTCCGGACCCGGCGGGAGCAGGTCCGGCGCCTCGCCGCCCGGCTGAAGACCAGCCAGGCGGAGGCCCTCCGCTGGAAACAGGAGGCCGGCGCCCTCGTCCAGGGCCTGTCCCAGGCCAT
Encoded here:
- a CDS encoding cytochrome b/b6 domain-containing protein, producing MPHPTPDAAPLERQLVWDWPTRILHLALAGLFTVAFAWALLAPEHSPAFVVHSALGLVLGAAVLLRLGWGLVGSRPSRFSAFLHSPAALVRYVRDAARGVDRPTAGHNPGAGYAAWAMFLLPLGLVGTGLAMGRGLHAAEEVHGALAYALLGVVGLHLLGLAWHTRRHREAIALSMVHGRRRIPAGTGIAGARPVAGILVALGLGAVAFLVARGLDPARGTLTLPGGAGTWVLKADKGGDGAPAAPGHGDGDDD
- a CDS encoding helix-turn-helix transcriptional regulator, translating into MDDRTPAGWRPQVGLGAVLAGLAALLLADLLTDQAQHATGLLHRVVEALAALAALGAAAWALLTLRTRREQVRRLAARLKTSQAEALRWKQEAGALVQGLSQAIDHQFDRWDLSPAEREVALLLLKGLSTREIGDLRRTREATVRQQAQGIYRKAGLVGRAELAAFFLEDLLDPVRPGTPAPTGSGGTCAP